One window of Methanobrevibacter sp. genomic DNA carries:
- a CDS encoding right-handed parallel beta-helix repeat-containing protein gives MKLLNKYFLSVFLILFVLVLAVNSVSAADNDNLTDINDGNSDLSDAVEIPFDIEKDNIQTVLMDSDDNDLQNFSSNSMNDELSIDKFDSNNSIEVYDEFTDLNGPSLTSVVPEDIVFNGIYHVGPGQQYATIQAALNQCRNNNGNYQIIIHAGTYTGSGNIGLDIEPNNFFSENFGYLDIRTANDGDVVLNANKASNIFTIKSRNVHITGLTFKNAYVLGDDSNRSAGVAIRINSGDVSIDNCSFIDNEAKNVWGGALHIPSRVSNVNITNSLFINNSADVGGVLRAESNSGNINIINNTFINNTATSHGGVSCVFSTHMTFAGCTFINNSAPSSGAIHFHSAGHLVDNCTFINNSANGTGNDGYAGAVGLVYSTNGGVTISNSKFFNNSANNYGGAIEVEGGGSNAKIVNCTLENNTAGYGGAIRIQGSNTLVENSILINNKATGSSGGAIHVEGTSTQILNATFINNSAITNGGAISITGNDAIVSNSLIANNTAANGAGVYIQGRKTTISKSSIENNTASNNGAGVYIQGNQATLKDSTIYNNNASVNGGGVYINGNDASISNVNFTLNNAIPDEEKLDDGLGGAIFIAGGNNHIADSNFTYNTARNGSAIYINPSSPDVNNYIDNCIFTDNQAWSYWLPIFYNNVNKTIETNLTGGNNILNAIHNNGSNLRIFIDGKNPVLGWENSQGGTILYQDNREFNQTIVTLVYDMYGNLVFNETAITDLAGRVSYDIPQDTHSWFIVNMTHLEDTYYKEITNITGININPGLTMSDVTMYEGNATPQTIFLVLTDDDSDLLPKEGPINIYIMINGEKVYIGSGYTDNNALLIFYESLIFKTLNPGNYTTIAEYKYSYWDETTHTIIDKTFSTKANLEVLPYLWSINKTIAYVNGITYTEDMIIHVNDIITFNITVSNNIKDDLTGLKLIDLDTDGLSYISTTGSTWNYEGNNVWSLDNLIGFGNSSLLVNFKVLSLGNLNNTVKGSILNGLRSKSANVTFTVNKYLTNLAVSNHTVLPGTDVTVTITVTGELDNINGVATVTINGAAIPNVIITNGVGTFNFNVPDSDVNGTLYDIYAEFIDETGMSASSNGNGWIKVIQYTTSIVVSNVTVYPGDKVAVTIEVSTEDGALFNGVVSVVLNDAAGTAFSVDIVDGVGSFEYNVPKALVEGSHIDISASYDGDATYLGSEASGWIEVLPVSFHVDKSVDGSGFVIGDEVVFVVVVSNDCDGILYDLTVSDVLPSGVELVEGASYGSWIYDGNSWSYGDLNPGASATLVIPTRAVSAGEFTNVVRATVNDGVLSSEDSVDFGISRLHTSIVVSNVTVYPGDKVAVT, from the coding sequence ATGAAATTATTAAACAAATATTTTTTATCTGTATTTTTGATATTATTTGTTTTAGTTCTCGCTGTTAATTCAGTTAGTGCTGCTGATAATGATAATTTAACAGATATAAATGATGGTAATTCAGATTTATCCGATGCAGTTGAAATTCCTTTTGATATTGAAAAAGATAATATTCAAACTGTTTTAATGGATAGTGATGATAATGATTTGCAAAATTTTTCTTCAAATAGTATGAATGATGAGTTAAGTATTGATAAGTTCGATTCAAATAATTCTATTGAAGTTTATGATGAGTTTACCGATTTGAATGGTCCGTCACTCACATCTGTGGTTCCGGAGGATATCGTATTTAATGGAATTTACCATGTTGGTCCAGGTCAACAGTATGCAACCATACAGGCTGCATTAAATCAATGTAGAAATAATAATGGTAATTATCAGATTATTATACATGCAGGTACTTATACTGGATCAGGCAATATCGGTTTAGATATTGAACCGAATAACTTCTTTTCTGAAAATTTTGGTTACTTAGATATTCGAACTGCAAATGATGGTGATGTTGTATTGAATGCCAATAAAGCTTCAAATATTTTCACCATCAAATCTAGAAATGTGCATATTACTGGATTAACATTTAAAAATGCTTATGTTTTAGGTGATGATTCTAACAGGTCTGCAGGTGTTGCTATAAGAATTAATTCAGGGGACGTGTCTATTGATAATTGTTCTTTTATTGATAATGAGGCTAAAAACGTTTGGGGTGGCGCATTACATATTCCATCTCGTGTTTCTAACGTGAATATTACAAATTCATTATTTATTAATAATAGTGCAGATGTAGGTGGTGTTTTACGTGCTGAATCTAATTCAGGGAATATTAATATAATTAATAATACTTTTATTAATAATACTGCAACTTCTCATGGTGGCGTTTCTTGTGTATTTAGTACACATATGACTTTTGCAGGATGTACTTTTATAAATAACTCCGCTCCTTCATCTGGAGCTATTCATTTCCATTCTGCAGGACATCTTGTTGATAATTGTACTTTCATAAACAATAGTGCTAATGGTACTGGTAATGATGGTTATGCGGGGGCTGTTGGTTTAGTTTACAGTACTAATGGTGGAGTTACTATTTCTAATTCCAAGTTCTTCAATAATTCTGCTAATAATTATGGTGGTGCTATTGAGGTAGAGGGTGGAGGTAGCAATGCAAAAATAGTGAACTGTACTCTTGAAAACAATACTGCAGGTTATGGTGGTGCTATCCGTATTCAAGGTTCTAACACTCTTGTTGAAAATAGCATCTTAATTAATAATAAAGCTACTGGTTCTAGTGGTGGAGCAATTCATGTTGAAGGTACCAGTACCCAAATATTGAATGCTACTTTTATTAATAATTCCGCTATTACAAATGGTGGAGCCATATCCATTACAGGTAATGATGCTATTGTTTCAAATTCCCTCATTGCTAATAACACTGCAGCTAATGGTGCAGGGGTTTATATTCAAGGTAGAAAAACAACTATTTCTAAGTCTTCCATTGAAAATAATACTGCTAGCAATAATGGTGCTGGTGTTTACATTCAAGGAAACCAAGCTACTTTAAAAGATTCTACTATTTATAATAATAATGCCTCTGTTAATGGAGGAGGAGTTTATATAAATGGTAATGACGCTTCCATATCAAATGTTAACTTTACATTAAACAATGCTATTCCTGATGAAGAAAAGTTAGATGACGGTCTTGGTGGAGCTATTTTCATTGCTGGCGGTAATAATCATATTGCTGATAGTAATTTTACATACAATACTGCTCGTAATGGTTCTGCGATTTATATAAATCCATCTAGTCCTGATGTGAACAATTATATTGATAATTGTATTTTTACTGATAATCAAGCTTGGAGTTATTGGTTACCAATCTTTTATAATAATGTAAATAAAACCATTGAAACTAATTTAACCGGTGGAAATAATATATTAAATGCCATTCATAATAACGGAAGTAATTTGCGCATTTTCATTGATGGAAAGAATCCTGTTTTAGGATGGGAAAACTCTCAAGGTGGTACAATATTGTATCAAGATAATCGTGAGTTTAACCAAACTATTGTAACTCTTGTTTATGATATGTATGGTAATTTAGTATTTAATGAAACAGCTATTACTGATTTGGCTGGTAGAGTTAGTTATGATATTCCTCAGGATACTCATTCATGGTTTATAGTTAATATGACTCATTTAGAAGATACTTATTATAAAGAAATTACCAATATTACTGGTATTAATATTAATCCAGGTTTGACAATGAGTGATGTAACTATGTATGAAGGCAATGCAACTCCTCAAACTATTTTCCTTGTGTTAACTGACGATGATTCTGATCTTTTACCTAAGGAAGGTCCAATCAATATTTATATCATGATTAATGGTGAAAAAGTTTATATTGGTAGTGGTTATACTGATAATAATGCATTGTTGATTTTCTATGAAAGTTTAATATTTAAAACACTCAATCCTGGTAATTATACAACTATTGCAGAATATAAATATAGTTATTGGGATGAAACTACTCATACAATAATTGATAAAACATTTTCTACTAAAGCTAATTTGGAAGTGCTCCCATATTTATGGAGTATTAATAAAACCATCGCATATGTTAATGGTATTACATATACCGAAGATATGATTATTCATGTAAATGACATTATAACATTTAACATAACTGTTTCTAATAATATTAAAGATGATCTAACCGGATTAAAATTAATTGATTTGGATACTGACGGTTTAAGTTATATTTCAACTACTGGTTCTACTTGGAACTATGAAGGTAATAATGTTTGGTCATTAGATAATTTAATTGGTTTTGGAAATTCTTCATTACTAGTTAATTTTAAAGTTCTCAGTCTAGGCAATTTAAATAATACTGTTAAGGGCAGTATATTAAATGGTTTAAGAAGTAAAAGTGCTAATGTTACTTTTACAGTTAATAAATATTTAACCAACCTTGCTGTATCTAATCATACTGTACTTCCAGGTACTGATGTTACAGTTACAATTACTGTTACTGGTGAATTAGATAATATTAATGGTGTGGCTACTGTCACTATCAATGGGGCAGCTATCCCTAATGTAATCATTACTAATGGTGTTGGTACTTTCAATTTCAATGTTCCTGATTCTGATGTTAATGGAACTTTGTATGATATTTATGCAGAATTCATTGATGAAACTGGTATGTCTGCCAGTTCTAATGGTAATGGTTGGATTAAAGTTATCCAATATACTACAAGTATCGTTGTTTCTAATGTGACTGTTTATCCTGGTGATAAGGTTGCTGTAACTATTGAGGTTAGTACTGAGGATGGTGCTTTGTTTAATGGTGTTGTTAGTGTTGTTTTAAATGATGCTGCAGGTACTGCTTTTAGTGTTGATATTGTTGATGGTGTGGGTTCTTTTGAGTATAATGTTCCTAAGGCGCTTGTTGAGGGTTCTCATATAGATATTAGTGCTAGTTATGATGGTGATGCTACTTACTTGGGATCTGAGGCTTCTGGTTGGATTGAGGTTTTGCCTGTTTCTTTCCATGTTGATAAGTCTGTTGATGGTAGTGGTTTTGTCATTGGTGATGAGGTAGTGTTTGTTGTTGTTGTTTCTAATGATTGTGATGGTATTTTGTATGATTTGACTGTTAGTGATGTTCTTCCTAGTGGTGTTGAGTTGGTTGAGGGTGCTAGTTATGGTTCTTGGATTTATGATGGTAATTCTTGGAGTTATGGTGATTTAAATCCTGGTGCTAGTGCTACTTTGGTTATTCCTACTCGTGCTGTTAGTGCTGGTGAGTTTACTAATGTTGTTAGGGCTACTGTGAATGATGGTGTTCTTTCTAGTGAGGATTCTGTTGATTTCGGTATTTCTAGGTTGCATACTAGTATCGTTGTTTCTAATGTGACTGTTTATCCTGGTGATAAGGTTGCTGTAACTA
- a CDS encoding RNA-guided pseudouridylation complex pseudouridine synthase subunit Cbf5, protein MKFNMVTKSKSFTSQDFGCKPEERQIDEYISKGVINLDKPSGPTSHEIDSWIKRILPLEKSGHGGTLDPKVTGILPVGLDDATRAIQLLLTAPKEYVCLLTLHQDVSEERIREVFSEFTGKIFQLPPVKSAVKRELRTRNVYYSTIYEIDGRDVLFRIGCQAGTYVRTYCHNIGEALGVGAHMAELRRTQVGSFTEKNNLVTLQDVTDAYHFYIEDGDDSFLRQAIMPMERAADYLPKIIVKDSAVDAICHGADLACGGISELADNIQKNDFVVIKTLKNELVGAGHSLLTSQEILEADSGFAVNVSKVFMKPDTYPRFWK, encoded by the coding sequence ATGAAGTTTAATATGGTCACTAAATCAAAAAGTTTTACTTCTCAGGATTTCGGTTGTAAACCTGAAGAACGCCAAATCGATGAGTATATTTCCAAAGGGGTAATTAATTTAGACAAACCCTCCGGTCCGACTTCCCATGAAATCGATTCTTGGATTAAACGCATTCTGCCATTAGAAAAATCAGGTCATGGCGGAACATTGGATCCTAAGGTAACAGGAATTTTGCCTGTTGGCTTAGATGATGCAACAAGAGCAATTCAACTACTTTTAACAGCTCCTAAAGAATATGTCTGTTTATTGACACTGCATCAGGATGTTTCAGAAGAAAGAATTCGGGAGGTCTTTAGTGAATTTACAGGTAAAATATTCCAACTTCCTCCTGTGAAATCTGCTGTAAAACGAGAATTAAGAACACGTAATGTCTATTATTCCACTATTTATGAAATAGATGGTCGTGATGTTTTATTTAGAATAGGTTGTCAGGCAGGAACTTATGTTAGAACTTATTGTCATAATATTGGTGAAGCTTTAGGTGTGGGAGCTCATATGGCTGAACTTAGAAGAACTCAAGTCGGTTCATTTACCGAAAAAAATAATTTAGTAACATTGCAGGATGTAACTGATGCATATCATTTCTATATTGAAGATGGTGATGATTCATTCTTACGCCAAGCTATTATGCCAATGGAGAGAGCTGCTGATTATTTGCCAAAAATTATAGTTAAGGATTCTGCTGTTGATGCAATTTGTCATGGCGCAGACTTGGCTTGTGGAGGTATTTCTGAGTTAGCAGACAATATTCAAAAAAACGATTTTGTCGTTATTAAAACACTTAAAAATGAATTGGTTGGTGCAGGACATTCATTATTGACTTCTCAAGAAATTTTGGAAGCAGATTCAGGCTTTGCAGTTAATGTTTCTAAGGTATTTATGAAACCTGATACTTATCCAAGATTTTGGAAGTAA
- a CDS encoding 50S ribosomal protein L14e gives MVSIEVGRVCVKTAGREAGEKCAIVEIIDENFVEVIGEAVKNRRCNIAHLEPTADSIDVSGDADSIKAALADL, from the coding sequence ATGGTATCAATTGAAGTAGGTAGAGTATGTGTTAAAACTGCTGGTAGAGAAGCTGGTGAAAAATGCGCAATCGTCGAAATTATCGATGAAAATTTTGTAGAAGTAATTGGTGAAGCTGTAAAAAACAGAAGATGTAATATTGCTCACTTAGAACCAACTGCAGATTCTATCGATGTTTCCGGTGATGCAGATTCTATCAAAGCAGCTTTAGCTGATTTATAA
- the cmk gene encoding (d)CMP kinase yields MIITIGGLAGTGTTTLAEVLSEKLDIPYISAGFIFREMAAERGMSVLEFSEFAEGNDDIDREIDERQAEKAKSADNLILEGRLSAFFVENADLRIWLMTPFDVRSERIAQREEKSAEVARDEIIIRENSEALRYKEIHNIDIGNMDIYDLIINTDSFNPESISEIITTTLKVI; encoded by the coding sequence ATGATAATTACAATCGGCGGATTAGCTGGAACTGGAACTACCACACTTGCTGAAGTGTTAAGTGAAAAATTGGATATTCCATATATCTCTGCAGGTTTTATTTTTAGAGAAATGGCTGCAGAGAGGGGAATGAGCGTTCTTGAATTCAGTGAGTTTGCTGAAGGTAATGATGATATTGATAGGGAAATTGATGAAAGGCAAGCTGAAAAGGCCAAATCAGCAGATAATCTAATACTCGAAGGACGATTATCCGCATTTTTTGTTGAAAATGCTGATTTAAGGATTTGGTTAATGACTCCTTTTGATGTTCGCTCAGAAAGGATTGCACAAAGGGAAGAAAAATCTGCTGAAGTGGCTAGAGATGAAATTATCATTCGTGAAAACAGCGAAGCCTTAAGATACAAAGAAATCCATAATATTGACATTGGCAATATGGATATCTATGATTTAATTATAAATACTGATAGCTTTAATCCAGAAAGCATATCAGAAATCATTACAACAACATTAAAGGTGATATAA
- a CDS encoding 50S ribosomal protein L34e, with protein MPANRFRSRSYKRVHKNTPGGENVLRYKKKKPSKHVCAECGAVLHGVPRGRPYEIRKLSKTAKRPNRPFGGYLCSACARKHFKNEARK; from the coding sequence ATGCCTGCAAATAGGTTTAGATCAAGATCATATAAAAGAGTTCATAAAAACACTCCTGGCGGAGAAAATGTTTTAAGATACAAAAAGAAAAAACCATCTAAGCATGTTTGTGCTGAATGTGGTGCAGTATTGCATGGAGTTCCTCGTGGACGTCCATATGAAATTAGAAAATTATCAAAAACAGCTAAAAGACCTAACCGTCCATTCGGTGGGTACTTATGTTCAGCTTGCGCTCGTAAACATTTCAAAAACGAGGCTAGAAAATAA
- a CDS encoding DUF106 domain-containing protein — protein MVDIMGGIYGALNAIFNPILAIDPNPTNPALTVFIIAFIVSLITTIANKYLVDQDALNEKQKKMKEFNKELRDAQKRGDGKKMAELQAQQAEMMKENTAMMSEQFKPMIVTFIPIILIFFWMRASAIHNLVIILPTSVYWATLTPVWHVIGSIFYGGEATIPYGIGWLLWYMICTFGWSQILRKYLGFEQGF, from the coding sequence ATGGTTGATATAATGGGAGGAATCTATGGGGCATTGAATGCTATTTTCAATCCTATTCTTGCTATAGATCCTAATCCAACTAATCCTGCTTTGACTGTATTTATTATTGCATTTATTGTATCCTTGATTACAACTATTGCTAATAAATATCTAGTTGACCAAGATGCTTTAAACGAAAAACAAAAAAAGATGAAAGAGTTTAATAAAGAACTTAGAGACGCTCAAAAAAGAGGCGACGGGAAAAAAATGGCAGAACTTCAGGCTCAACAGGCTGAAATGATGAAAGAAAATACTGCAATGATGTCTGAACAATTCAAACCTATGATTGTAACATTTATTCCCATTATTCTAATTTTCTTCTGGATGAGAGCATCTGCAATTCACAATTTAGTAATTATATTGCCTACATCTGTTTATTGGGCTACATTAACTCCTGTTTGGCATGTAATTGGAAGCATATTCTATGGCGGTGAAGCTACTATCCCATATGGAATCGGCTGGTTATTGTGGTATATGATTTGTACTTTTGGTTGGAGTCAAATTTTAAGAAAATATTTAGGTTTCGAACAAGGTTTCTAA
- a CDS encoding adenylate kinase, translating into MKLVVLTGIPGSGSTTLLNKALEEVDYVHLNYGDIMTEIAIKENIVEDRDSLRKLPAETQKEIQAKAAKEIKQRSENDNVIVDTHCTINTPAGFLPGLPIWVLEQLQPDLFVLIEANPDEIIYRRLNDDSRQRDVQKAKEIALHQEMNRATSMAYATLTGATVKIVENHDNHLNSSVSKLVDLLNL; encoded by the coding sequence TTGAAATTAGTAGTATTAACAGGGATTCCAGGTTCTGGAAGTACAACATTACTTAATAAAGCTTTAGAAGAAGTTGATTATGTCCATTTAAATTATGGGGACATAATGACTGAAATTGCTATTAAGGAAAATATTGTTGAAGATAGAGATTCTTTAAGAAAATTACCGGCTGAAACACAAAAGGAAATTCAAGCTAAAGCAGCTAAAGAAATTAAACAAAGATCTGAAAATGATAATGTTATTGTAGATACTCATTGTACTATTAACACACCTGCAGGATTTTTACCGGGTCTTCCAATTTGGGTTTTAGAACAATTACAACCAGATCTTTTCGTATTAATTGAAGCTAATCCTGATGAAATTATTTATAGAAGATTAAATGATGATTCTCGTCAAAGAGATGTTCAGAAAGCTAAAGAAATTGCATTGCATCAAGAAATGAACAGGGCAACTTCCATGGCATATGCTACTTTAACAGGAGCCACAGTTAAAATAGTTGAAAATCATGATAATCATTTAAATTCTTCTGTTTCAAAATTAGTAGATTTATTAAATTTATAA
- the secY gene encoding preprotein translocase subunit SecY, producing MSALEVLEPVFKVIPEVKSPVHREDFNEKLKWTALVLVLYFILTQIPLYGLAPGAIDSFAQLRAVVAGSFGSILTLGIGPIVTASIVLQLLVGSNLLDLDLSSHKDKSHFQATQKILSIVFTIFEAVVLVLTGNLVPIDGSYTLILIVQLVVGAFVIIYLDEVVSKWGFGSGIGLFIAAGVCQAIIVGTFSFLNGADGLLAGIIPKFIQLAAGGTPDFYILIPLFATIIVFLVVLYGEAMKVEIPISHGKVRGHGRIRGSVGKYPLKFVYSSNMPVILTSALLVNVTLFANIFQKIGFPILGQIQNGKPVDGIAWLLSTPNLTMFITEPIHVLVYAIFFIACCMLFSYLWVEISGLNAKKISEQLYKSGIQIPGFRSSKRQLYKILKKYIPALTIISGIYVGLIAFLADLTGALGGGTGVLLTVGILHKLYEEMAEEQLMSANPLLRKVLGDD from the coding sequence ATGTCTGCACTAGAAGTTTTAGAGCCGGTTTTTAAAGTTATTCCTGAAGTCAAATCTCCTGTTCACAGAGAAGACTTCAATGAAAAACTTAAATGGACAGCTCTTGTTTTAGTATTATATTTTATATTAACCCAAATTCCATTATATGGTTTAGCTCCTGGAGCTATTGATTCATTTGCTCAATTAAGAGCAGTAGTGGCTGGAAGTTTTGGTTCAATTCTTACTTTAGGTATTGGGCCGATTGTTACTGCATCTATTGTTTTGCAACTGCTTGTTGGTTCAAATCTTTTAGATTTGGATTTGTCTTCTCATAAGGACAAGTCTCATTTTCAAGCTACTCAAAAGATTCTTTCTATTGTTTTTACAATATTTGAAGCGGTCGTTTTGGTGCTAACCGGTAACTTAGTTCCTATTGACGGTTCATATACTTTAATATTAATTGTTCAACTTGTTGTAGGGGCATTTGTAATTATTTACCTTGATGAAGTTGTTTCAAAATGGGGATTTGGTAGTGGTATTGGTTTATTCATTGCAGCAGGTGTATGTCAAGCGATTATTGTAGGTACCTTCAGTTTCTTAAATGGTGCTGATGGTTTGCTTGCAGGTATTATTCCTAAATTCATTCAACTTGCCGCTGGCGGGACACCTGATTTCTATATCCTGATTCCATTGTTTGCAACTATAATAGTATTTTTAGTTGTTTTATATGGAGAGGCCATGAAAGTAGAAATTCCTATTTCTCATGGTAAAGTAAGAGGTCACGGTAGAATTAGAGGATCCGTAGGTAAATATCCGTTAAAATTTGTATATTCAAGTAACATGCCTGTAATTTTAACTAGTGCATTACTTGTTAATGTTACTCTGTTTGCAAATATTTTTCAAAAAATCGGTTTTCCGATTTTGGGTCAAATCCAAAACGGTAAACCTGTTGACGGTATTGCCTGGTTATTGTCTACACCTAATTTAACAATGTTTATAACAGAGCCAATTCACGTTCTTGTATATGCAATCTTTTTCATTGCATGCTGTATGTTATTCTCATATTTATGGGTGGAAATCAGTGGATTAAATGCCAAAAAGATTTCTGAACAACTTTATAAATCCGGTATTCAGATACCTGGTTTTAGAAGTAGTAAACGTCAATTATATAAAATTTTGAAAAAATATATTCCTGCACTCACTATTATTAGTGGTATATATGTAGGTCTTATTGCTTTTCTTGCAGATTTAACTGGTGCTTTAGGTGGAGGTACCGGTGTATTGCTTACTGTAGGTATTCTTCATAAACTTTATGAAGAAATGGCTGAGGAACAACTCATGTCAGCAAATCCACTTCTTAGGAAAGTTTTAGGAGATGATTAA
- a CDS encoding uL15m family ribosomal protein: MIRTKRKINKQRGSRSNGGGCTKKRRGAGNKGGKGKAGMGKQHWTWTVIHDPDHFGKHGFKRPQKMINKVNAVNLNYLEEQADKLIASGKASQEGDAIVIDVTELGYDKVLAKGKITKTFKISAPQFSASAIEKIEELGGEAIEL, encoded by the coding sequence ATGATTAGAACAAAACGTAAAATTAACAAACAAAGAGGTTCTAGATCCAACGGTGGAGGCTGTACTAAAAAACGTAGAGGTGCAGGTAACAAAGGTGGAAAAGGAAAAGCAGGTATGGGTAAACAACACTGGACCTGGACTGTAATCCACGATCCTGACCACTTCGGTAAACACGGATTTAAAAGACCTCAAAAAATGATTAATAAAGTCAATGCTGTTAATTTAAATTACTTAGAAGAACAAGCTGATAAATTAATTGCAAGCGGTAAAGCATCCCAAGAAGGTGACGCTATTGTAATTGATGTAACTGAATTAGGTTATGATAAAGTTTTAGCTAAAGGTAAAATCACTAAAACTTTCAAAATTTCAGCTCCTCAATTTTCAGCATCTGCTATTGAAAAAATTGAAGAATTAGGAGGAGAAGCTATAGAATTATAG
- a CDS encoding 50S ribosomal protein L30, whose protein sequence is MFLVIRVRGTTGVIQKIADTLDMLRLNRISHAVLVEENPSYEGMLQKSKDYITWGEIDAETLAAIIAKRGRLPGNVKVTDEYVAENSDYKDIAELAQALIESKVKLADVGIKPVFRLHPPRKGYEDVRLSVQEGGSLGYRGENIKDLAKKML, encoded by the coding sequence ATGTTTTTAGTTATTAGAGTTAGAGGAACTACTGGTGTTATTCAAAAGATTGCTGACACCTTAGACATGTTAAGACTTAACAGAATCAGCCATGCAGTACTTGTTGAAGAAAATCCTAGTTATGAAGGAATGCTTCAAAAATCTAAGGATTATATCACCTGGGGTGAAATTGATGCAGAAACTTTAGCTGCAATCATCGCTAAAAGAGGAAGACTCCCTGGAAATGTAAAAGTTACTGACGAATACGTTGCTGAAAATTCTGATTACAAAGACATTGCTGAATTGGCTCAGGCTTTAATCGAGTCTAAAGTTAAATTAGCTGATGTTGGAATTAAACCTGTTTTCCGTTTACACCCTCCAAGAAAAGGATATGAAGATGTTCGTTTATCTGTACAAGAAGGTGGATCTTTAGGTTACAGGGGAGAAAATATTAAAGATCTTGCAAAGAAAATGCTTTAA
- the rpsE gene encoding 30S ribosomal protein S5: protein MSFNIDEWEPKTKLGKLVKDGTITDIDEIFEKGLPIMELEIVDALIPDLEEEVMDVNLVQRMHKSGRKVNFRVIVAVGNKDGYVGLGQGKAKEVGPAIRKAVDNAKYNIIKVRRGCGDWGCVCGREHTVPFKVQGKTSSVSVNLIPAPAGVGLVIGDVGKTILKLAGIRDVWSQSFGQTQTTVNFANAVFAALKELSNVKATKEELKKMGVNY, encoded by the coding sequence ATGAGTTTTAATATTGATGAATGGGAACCTAAAACTAAATTGGGTAAATTAGTTAAAGATGGAACCATTACTGATATCGATGAAATCTTTGAAAAAGGTCTTCCAATTATGGAGTTAGAAATAGTTGATGCCTTAATTCCAGATTTAGAAGAGGAAGTAATGGATGTTAACTTGGTTCAAAGGATGCATAAATCTGGTAGAAAAGTTAATTTCAGAGTAATTGTTGCTGTGGGTAACAAAGATGGATACGTAGGACTAGGCCAAGGTAAAGCTAAAGAGGTTGGTCCTGCTATTAGAAAAGCTGTAGACAACGCTAAATACAACATTATTAAAGTAAGAAGAGGTTGTGGAGACTGGGGTTGTGTTTGTGGAAGAGAACACACCGTTCCATTCAAAGTACAAGGTAAAACCAGTAGTGTAAGCGTAAACTTAATCCCTGCACCTGCAGGAGTAGGTTTAGTAATCGGTGATGTTGGTAAAACTATCTTGAAACTCGCCGGTATTCGTGATGTATGGTCTCAATCTTTTGGACAAACTCAAACTACTGTCAACTTCGCTAATGCAGTATTTGCTGCTTTAAAAGAATTAAGTAATGTTAAAGCAACTAAAGAAGAGCTCAAAAAAATGGGCGTTAACTACTAA
- a CDS encoding 50S ribosomal protein L18, with product MAQGTNYKVAFRRRREGKTDYAARMKLVDYDKARLVVRVSNSHATVQVVNYAPEGDLTVASAVSKQLAKYGYLGHTGNISAFYLTAYLCAKRALAQGIDCAILDIGLKSPIKGSKVFAALKGAVDAGLEIPHGDFIFPEDERIRGEHVANYAESLDAEEVAKKFSKYFERGLNPKDLPANFDETIKNIDEAEE from the coding sequence ATGGCACAAGGAACTAATTATAAAGTAGCGTTCAGAAGAAGGAGAGAAGGTAAAACTGATTATGCAGCTAGAATGAAATTAGTTGACTACGACAAAGCTCGTTTAGTTGTTAGAGTTTCCAATTCTCATGCTACTGTACAAGTTGTTAATTATGCTCCTGAAGGAGATTTAACTGTTGCTTCTGCAGTAAGTAAACAATTAGCTAAATACGGTTACTTAGGACACACAGGTAACATTTCAGCATTTTATTTAACTGCATATCTCTGTGCTAAAAGAGCTTTAGCTCAAGGTATTGATTGTGCAATTTTAGACATCGGTTTAAAATCTCCTATTAAAGGATCTAAAGTATTTGCAGCTCTCAAAGGTGCTGTTGATGCAGGTTTAGAAATTCCTCACGGAGACTTCATTTTCCCAGAAGATGAACGTATCAGAGGAGAACATGTGGCAAATTACGCAGAATCTTTAGATGCGGAAGAGGTTGCTAAAAAATTCTCAAAATACTTCGAAAGAGGACTTAATCCTAAAGATTTACCTGCAAACTTTGATGAAACTATTAAAAATATTGATGAGGCAGAGGAATAA